Proteins encoded by one window of Vitis vinifera cultivar Pinot Noir 40024 chromosome 10, ASM3070453v1:
- the LOC100853163 gene encoding uncharacterized protein LOC100853163, protein MDAYDDKLNRELYKALMKGDEKEVIQLCLSIPEGPVHIMTIHMDTVLHMATYSKQADLVLKLLENLPETHLNKLTLQNDAGNTILHEAATSNSTTNAAREMLNKAPELLSLSNFLGETPIFRAARYGKTRVFEFLATEVDKVCARMTEEHRIDAFFRRMDGTTILHISILAEHFDLAGLIATRYPYLINLPDDDGMTALQLLSCNPSAFQSGCQQGSLKRLIFSLVSRKGDKTEGGDNQGLHVCKPVSFISDLAKSCWRSPILEAVRKEKARYESAAKLAELLIPNDTSWKLTNPREDRSKPRTHRYGPRTSLNEKGLGRDGLQSLSVGNEEKETPQGQSQESKKSSFTEREGGGGEEEDYTTPIIKTGETPLFLATMSGIREIVEQILDVHPQAIEHINNRGKNILHVAVKYRQIEIFNLVVNNEMLARRLVRKTDEWGNSILHMVGKKRSGYIAEKIQSPALQLQKELLLFERVKEVSKTYFIKHLNENKQTPEELFAKTYSDLHNSATDWLKRTSENCTIVAVLIATVAFAAAYTIPGGPNQSTGLPLLLSQPFFVIFTLTDVISLTFALTSVVTFLSILTSSFRLQDFKNSLPQKLMLGFTFLILSVSMMMVAFAATIVLMIRNKERWTKIVLYSVAFLPVTLFAISYSPLYLSLLEACKYPLKLILKACPRCNCFPLQPWINNKSFEDNSIRGDSSSIKPHKSHPNRTPV, encoded by the exons atgGATGCCTATGACGACAAGCTCAACAGAGAACTCTACAAAGCTCTAATGAAAGGAGATGAGAAAGAGGTGATCCAGCTTTGCTTAAGTATCCCAGAAGGCCCAGTGCACATAATGACCATACACATGGACACAGTCCTCCACATGGCTACTTACTCCAAGCAAGCTGATCTAGTACTgaaattacttgaaaatttgCCGGAGACTCATCTCAACAAGCTCACCCTTCAAAATGACGCTGGAAACACTATACTCCATGAAGCAGCCACTTCCAACAGCACAACTAATGCCGCTAGGGAAATGCTTAACAAGGCACCAGAACTGCTGAGTTTGAGCAATTTCCTCGGAGAGACCCCTATCTTTAGAGCAGCACGCTATGGGAAAACTAGGGTTTTTGAGTTTCTGGCAACAGAAGTTGATAAGGTCTGCGCAAGAATGACTGAAGAACATCGGATTGATGCCTTTTTTCGGAGGATGGATGGAACCACCATTCTTCATATTTCCATTCTTGCTGAGCATTTTG ACTTGGCTGGGTTAATTGCAACGAGGTACccatatttaattaatctacCGGATGACGATGGTATGACCGCTCTTCAACTTCTGTCTTGCAATCCATCAGCATTTCAAAGCGGATGTCAACAAGGATCTCTGAAGCGGCTCATCTTCTCTT TGGTCTCAAGAAAAGGAGATAAGACCGAAGGAGGAGATAATCAAGGGTTACACGTTTGCAAACCAGTTTCATTTATATCTGATTTAG CTAAATCATGTTGGAGATCGCCCATATTGGAAGCAGTTAGGAAAGAGAAGGCTAGATACGAATCAGCTGCCAAACTTGCTGAGTTGTTGATTCCAAATGACACTTCATGGAAGCTCACTAATCCACGAGAGGACCGCAGTAAGCCTAGAACTCACAGATATGGTCCCAGAACTTCCTTAAACGAGAAAGGATTGGGACGAGATGGATTGCAATCCCTGTCCGTAGGTAATGAAGAGAAAGAAACCCCCCAAGGACAGTCCCAGGAAAGTAAGAAATCATCTTTTACTGAAAgagaaggaggaggaggagaagaggAAGATTACACAACTCCCATCATAAAGACCGGGGAAACTCCTTTGTTTTTGGCCACAATGTCAGGCATTCGAGAGATTGTCGAACAAATACTAGATGTGCACCCACAGGCTATTGAGCATATTAATAACAGAGGGAAGAACATTTTGCATGTTGCCGTCAAGTACCGCCAAATAGAGATCTTCAATCTGGTGGTGAATAATGAAATGCTAGCGAGGAGGCTAGTAAGAAAGACTGACGAATGGGGAAACTCCATACTTCATATGGTTGGGAAGAAAAGATCAGGTTACATAGCTGAGAAGATACAAAGCCCTGCTCTCCAATTGCAAAAGGAGTTGCTCTTGTTTGAG CGAGTGAAGGAAGTCTCCAAAACCTATTTCATCAAACACCTCAACGAAAATAAGCAGACTCCAGAGGAACTATTCGCTAAAACCTATTCCGATCTTCATAACAGTGCCACAGATTGGCTAAAGCGCACTTCTGAAAACTGCACCATTGTTGCCGTTCTCATCGCCACCGTAGCATTTGCTGCAGCCTACACCATACCAGGAGGACCAAATCAAAGCACGGGTTTACCTCTCCTCCTCTCCCAACCTTTCTTTGTGATTTTCACCTTGACCGACGTCATTTCCCTTACTTTTGCTTTGACCTCAGTGGTCACATTCCTCTCAATCCTCACCTCCTCATTTCGATTACAAGACTTCAAGAACTCTCTTCCTCAAAAGCTCATGCTGGGCTTCACATTCTTAATCCTCTCAGTCTCAATGATGATGGTGGCATTTGCTGCAACAATAGTCCTCATGATACGTAATAAGGAAAGGTGGACAAAAATTGTGCTATACTCAGTTGCATTCCTGCCAGTTACCCTCTTTGCTATCTCATATTCACCTCTATACCTATCCCTCTTGGAAGCCTGCAAATACCCCCTCAAGCTCATACTGAAGGCTTGTCCTAGGTGTAATTGTTTTCCTCTTCAACCTTGGATAAACAATAAGTCGTTCGAGGATAATAGTATCCGAGGGGACAGCTCCTCCATTAAACCCCATAAATCTCATCCCAACCGTACTCCGGTTTGA